The Deinococcus proteolyticus MRP genome includes a window with the following:
- a CDS encoding WGxxGxxG family protein codes for MKKATYTLLLTGLLAAPITASAQTETTSETTTSTTSTPETTTTTVERENDGFDWGWLGLLGLAGLAGRRREPEHVVRTAPVHTTPTQTTHTTTTHTNDTTRR; via the coding sequence ATGAAAAAAGCAACTTACACTTTGCTGCTGACTGGCCTGCTGGCCGCCCCTATCACCGCTTCCGCTCAGACCGAGACCACCAGCGAAACCACCACCAGCACCACCTCCACCCCCGAAACCACCACCACCACTGTCGAGCGCGAAAACGACGGCTTTGACTGGGGCTGGCTGGGTCTGCTGGGTCTGGCTGGTCTGGCTGGCCGCCGCCGTGAGCCCGAGCATGTGGTCCGCACCGCTCCTGTGCACACCACCCCTACCCAGACCACTCACACCACTACCACCCACACCAACGACACCACCCGCCGCTAA